The following are encoded together in the Gammaproteobacteria bacterium genome:
- a CDS encoding sigma-70 family RNA polymerase sigma factor yields the protein MRARKLLSVPSSPGLQLVAQRPSLATMGNVVALEQENDVWTLRLEAVARQRDREAYAELFHYFAPRLKSFALSSPGMSSNALAEELVQEVMLKIWTRASTFDAAKASATTWIYTLARNCRIDLLRKKFRVREEVDVDELWDFGTDPEEVEDEIDQRRGAIDVRESLRSLPSEQRQIIAKVYMEGKSHSEAAEELNLPLGTVKSRIRLAMSKLKVMLDR from the coding sequence ATGCGTGCCAGGAAATTGTTGTCCGTTCCATCCAGCCCGGGTTTACAGCTGGTAGCTCAGCGCCCATCATTGGCGACCATGGGAAACGTGGTGGCACTGGAACAGGAAAACGATGTCTGGACCTTGCGCCTGGAGGCGGTTGCCCGCCAGCGCGACCGCGAGGCATATGCCGAGTTGTTTCATTACTTCGCCCCGCGGCTGAAGTCCTTCGCCCTGTCCAGCCCGGGGATGTCGTCGAATGCACTGGCCGAGGAGCTGGTGCAGGAAGTGATGCTGAAGATCTGGACCCGGGCCAGCACCTTCGATGCGGCCAAGGCCAGCGCCACGACCTGGATCTATACCCTGGCACGCAATTGTCGCATCGACCTGTTGCGCAAGAAATTCAGGGTGCGCGAGGAGGTCGATGTCGATGAATTGTGGGACTTCGGTACCGATCCGGAGGAAGTCGAGGATGAAATCGACCAGCGTCGCGGCGCGATCGATGTGCGCGAGTCGCTGCGTTCGCTGCCCTCGGAACAGCGCCAGATCATCGCCAAGGTGTACATGGAGGGCAAATCGCACAGCGAGGCTGCCGAGGAGCTGAATCTTCCGCTGGGTACCGTGAAATCCCGGATCCGGCTGGCAATGAGCAAGCTGAAAGTGATGCTGGACAGATGA
- a CDS encoding DNA polymerase Y family protein, whose amino-acid sequence MLWLCLHFPLLPLEVFTRSAKLCRTETRSGEAIAVLEKSRVLCANETAVQHGIMTGVSAGTAQALCAELRVLERHLARENTALLELADWAYRFTPMLTLQAPDRLLLEISASLRLFGGLAQLLEQVETDLAERCYTHLSGLAPTPRGAQLMTRALPCTAAALPGWCASGDPQAFRTLIDTLPLALLDVAEKQQQAMRRMGFTRIGELLALPRAALGKRFGQELLGSLRQLCGEQADPRAPHRPRDFFHGELHFLEPLHEHAMLLFPMQRLLRELSQFLDRRQCHCQRLEWRMHGARDQSHRLTVPCSLAHHSYTALFDLTRLALEPLQLPEPVESLSLACRAFSPVHQQSAALFQSATADLAQAEKLLLDRLAIRIGEQCLHGIRLADAHLPEEAWQRTHDDRHGSDNPAPAQRPCWLLPQPVALQQRATGLDWNGHLQLLNGPERIESNWWGNAVKRDYFIARHESGPLCWIFREYGSRQWFMHGLFG is encoded by the coding sequence ATGTTGTGGCTCTGCCTGCATTTTCCATTGCTTCCGCTCGAGGTATTTACCCGTTCGGCAAAGTTGTGCCGAACTGAAACCCGATCCGGGGAGGCGATCGCGGTTCTCGAGAAGAGCCGTGTGCTGTGCGCCAACGAGACCGCCGTACAGCACGGCATCATGACCGGCGTCTCGGCCGGCACCGCACAGGCATTGTGCGCGGAACTGCGGGTGCTGGAACGTCACCTTGCACGCGAGAACACCGCCTTGCTCGAACTCGCCGACTGGGCATACCGCTTCACGCCGATGCTCACGCTGCAGGCGCCGGACCGGTTGTTGCTGGAGATCAGCGCCAGCCTGCGGCTCTTTGGTGGCCTCGCGCAACTGCTGGAGCAGGTGGAGACGGATCTCGCCGAACGGTGTTACACCCACCTCAGCGGACTCGCGCCGACACCGCGCGGTGCGCAGTTGATGACGCGCGCCCTGCCCTGCACGGCCGCCGCATTACCCGGGTGGTGCGCAAGCGGCGACCCGCAAGCATTCCGCACCCTGATCGACACCCTGCCGCTGGCTTTGCTCGATGTGGCGGAAAAACAACAACAGGCGATGCGACGCATGGGCTTCACCCGGATCGGCGAACTGCTCGCCCTGCCGCGCGCCGCGCTCGGCAAACGCTTTGGCCAGGAACTGCTCGGCAGCCTGCGCCAGTTGTGCGGCGAGCAAGCTGACCCCCGCGCGCCCCACCGGCCGCGCGATTTTTTTCACGGCGAGCTGCACTTTCTCGAACCCCTGCACGAACACGCCATGCTGCTGTTCCCGATGCAGCGCCTGCTGCGCGAGTTGTCACAGTTCCTGGACCGGCGCCAATGCCATTGCCAGCGACTGGAGTGGCGCATGCACGGCGCCCGCGACCAAAGCCACCGGCTGACGGTTCCCTGCTCGCTCGCGCACCACAGTTACACGGCCCTGTTCGATCTCACGCGTCTCGCACTGGAGCCGCTGCAACTGCCGGAACCGGTCGAGTCACTGAGCCTCGCCTGCCGTGCATTTTCTCCGGTCCATCAACAGAGCGCTGCCCTGTTCCAGAGCGCGACGGCGGACCTGGCACAAGCCGAAAAACTGCTGCTGGATCGTCTCGCCATCCGCATCGGAGAACAATGCCTGCACGGCATCCGTCTCGCGGATGCACATCTTCCGGAGGAAGCCTGGCAGCGCACCCATGACGACCGCCACGGCAGCGACAATCCGGCACCCGCGCAGCGCCCCTGCTGGCTGCTGCCACAACCTGTTGCGCTGCAACAGCGCGCCACCGGCCTCGACTGGAACGGACACCTGCAACTGTTGAACGGCCCCGAGCGCATCGAGAGCAACTGGTGGGGCAATGCGGTAAAACGCGACTACTTCATCGCCCGCCACGAGAGCGGCCCGTTGTGCTGGATATTCCGTGAATACGGCAGCAGGCAGTGGTTCATGCATGGATTGTTCGGTTGA
- a CDS encoding cupin domain-containing protein, translating to MSALAMTHFHPDQFLLNDYAAGSLAGAVALPIAVHLEYCSRCRAESRQLEALGAQLFEDLDPVPVADGALERLMQCLEGKTPVAPITARPAPDGLPRVLRTLVPGGLDALGWKRMGSLRATRLRFGDATREVALHHITAGGKVLEHGHSGTEITVVLNGRFSDQDGLYQQGDFLVRGPDDVHRPVAAEDSDCLCLAVLDAPIRFAGLLGRIANPFMRIHPR from the coding sequence ATGAGTGCCCTGGCAATGACGCATTTTCACCCCGATCAATTCCTGCTCAACGATTACGCGGCGGGCAGTCTGGCCGGCGCGGTGGCGTTGCCGATCGCGGTGCACCTGGAATACTGCTCGCGTTGCCGCGCTGAATCGCGACAGCTCGAGGCGCTCGGCGCGCAGCTGTTCGAGGATCTCGATCCGGTTCCGGTCGCTGACGGTGCGCTCGAGCGTCTGATGCAGTGCCTCGAGGGCAAAACGCCTGTGGCTCCGATCACGGCACGCCCGGCGCCGGATGGGTTGCCACGGGTGCTGCGCACGCTGGTTCCGGGTGGCCTCGATGCGCTGGGGTGGAAGCGAATGGGCTCGTTGCGCGCGACCCGCCTGCGCTTTGGCGATGCCACGCGCGAGGTGGCGTTGCATCACATCACGGCCGGAGGCAAGGTGCTCGAGCATGGTCACTCGGGCACCGAGATCACGGTGGTTCTGAACGGACGCTTTTCGGATCAGGACGGGCTGTATCAGCAGGGCGATTTCCTGGTCCGCGGACCCGACGATGTGCATCGTCCGGTAGCGGCCGAGGACAGCGACTGTCTTTGTCTCGCGGTGCTGGATGCGCCGATCCGCTTCGCCGGCTTGCTGGGACGTATCGCCAATCCGTTCATGCGCATCCACCCGCGCTGA
- a CDS encoding dUTP diphosphatase: MQQRLITMLEMQDRMNRKVHPDWISQNFAWYRALWIECGELVEHYGYKWWKKQEPAWEQVRLEVIDIWHFGMSMYFDGNNTPLQIAGEILQELQEEPPAQLELRDAVEALAAHALATRRFSASRFWALMHAAGMTPDELFAAYVGKNVLNFFRQDHGYKDGSYRKQWQGREDNEHLAELLGTIDSDNPAYAEQLYSALAERYSYAVGLDV, from the coding sequence ATGCAACAACGACTCATCACCATGCTGGAAATGCAGGACCGGATGAACCGCAAGGTCCACCCCGACTGGATCAGCCAGAATTTTGCATGGTATCGGGCGTTGTGGATCGAGTGTGGCGAGCTGGTCGAGCACTACGGATACAAATGGTGGAAAAAGCAGGAACCGGCCTGGGAGCAGGTCCGCCTGGAAGTGATCGATATCTGGCATTTTGGCATGAGCATGTACTTCGACGGCAACAACACGCCGCTACAGATCGCCGGGGAAATACTCCAGGAACTGCAGGAAGAGCCTCCCGCACAACTCGAGTTGCGTGATGCGGTCGAGGCACTCGCCGCCCACGCACTCGCTACCCGACGATTTTCGGCCAGCCGTTTCTGGGCGCTGATGCATGCCGCAGGCATGACGCCAGACGAATTGTTCGCTGCCTATGTAGGCAAGAACGTGCTGAATTTCTTCCGCCAGGATCATGGGTACAAGGACGGGAGTTATCGCAAGCAGTGGCAGGGACGTGAGGACAACGAGCACCTGGCCGAGCTTTTGGGGACTATCGACAGCGATAACCCTGCCTACGCGGAGCAACTCTACAGTGCGCTCGCGGAGCGATACTCCTATGCCGTGGGGCTTGACGTATGA
- a CDS encoding FAD-dependent oxidoreductase, translated as MRIALIGAGISGLTAAWLLSRRHEVTVFEAEPRIGGHTATVDVTVAGQHFAIDTGFIVFNDRTYPNFIRLLGELGVASQATEMSFSVSNDLSGLEYAGSNLNTLFAQRRNLLRPRFWAMVRDILRFNRSAVSDLEQGRIPDGMTLGEYLDEGGYCAQFRDDYLVPMGAAIWSSGTRQMDAFPVEFFIRFFRNHGLLSIADRPQWRTIVGGSRSYLDPLKQRFASAIHTNDPVIRIVREAEQVELGTRSGRIERFDQVILACHSDQALALLDRPSTAERSILEAIPYRDNAVVLHTDTRVLPRSRRAWSSWNYRVRAGAGELPVLSYDMNILQKLDADTTFCVTLNDTSAIDPARILGRYNYSHPVFSVNGIRAQARWAEINGTRRTWFCGAWWGNGFHEDGVTSALRVAHALGVEW; from the coding sequence ATGAGAATCGCGCTGATAGGAGCCGGGATTTCCGGGCTGACCGCAGCCTGGCTGTTGAGCCGTCGCCACGAGGTGACGGTATTCGAGGCCGAGCCGCGCATCGGCGGGCATACCGCGACCGTCGATGTCACGGTCGCAGGACAGCACTTCGCAATCGACACCGGCTTCATCGTATTCAACGATCGCACCTATCCGAACTTCATCCGCCTGCTCGGCGAGCTCGGCGTAGCCTCGCAAGCGACCGAGATGAGCTTCAGCGTCAGCAACGATCTCAGCGGGCTCGAATACGCCGGATCGAATCTGAACACCCTGTTCGCGCAGCGCCGCAACCTGCTCCGGCCGCGATTCTGGGCCATGGTGCGGGATATCCTGCGCTTCAACCGCAGCGCGGTAAGCGATCTCGAGCAGGGTCGCATCCCCGACGGCATGACGCTTGGCGAATACCTCGACGAGGGTGGCTACTGCGCGCAGTTTCGCGACGACTACCTGGTTCCCATGGGAGCCGCGATCTGGTCATCGGGAACCCGTCAGATGGATGCGTTCCCGGTGGAATTTTTCATCCGCTTTTTCCGCAACCACGGCCTGCTCAGCATCGCTGACCGCCCGCAGTGGCGCACCATCGTCGGCGGCTCGCGCTCCTATCTCGACCCGCTGAAGCAACGCTTCGCATCCGCCATACATACCAATGATCCGGTGATCCGCATCGTGCGCGAGGCAGAGCAGGTCGAGCTCGGTACCCGCAGCGGACGCATCGAGCGCTTCGACCAGGTCATCCTGGCGTGTCACAGCGACCAGGCCCTGGCCTTGCTGGACCGGCCCTCCACCGCCGAGCGCAGCATCCTCGAGGCGATTCCATATCGCGACAACGCGGTCGTGCTGCATACCGATACGCGGGTATTGCCACGCTCGCGCCGCGCCTGGTCGAGCTGGAACTACCGGGTGCGAGCCGGCGCCGGCGAACTGCCGGTGCTCAGCTACGACATGAACATCCTGCAGAAGCTCGATGCCGACACCACGTTCTGCGTGACCCTCAACGACACTTCCGCGATCGACCCGGCCCGCATTCTCGGCCGCTACAATTACAGTCATCCCGTATTCAGCGTAAACGGCATCCGGGCGCAGGCGCGCTGGGCCGAGATCAACGGCACCCGGCGCACCTGGTTTTGCGGCGCCTGGTGGGGCAACGGATTTCACGAGGATGGCGTGACGAGTGCGCTGCGCGTCGCGCATGCACTGGGGGTCGAGTGGTGA
- a CDS encoding acyl-CoA dehydrogenase: protein MSQSTHLDGPAMARSIRDVVSSHAGASEQARTLVPEIVDALWGSGLMQFMNPRAAGGHEPAFRELIDTWQELAWQDGSVGWISIANFPATALTAAYLPEAGFREVFGANDNNRSVLGGQFAPNGLGQRVDGGYRLSGNWNFGSGTGHTNFVIGGFIPMHDGEMQMASHGLPQMLIAVFPREQINFTDGWFVQGLKGTGSYDYNVQDVFVPDQRIFPLFTRTPLRGGSPYRFGVMPVTAAGHAAWALGVARSALDDIRTLALEKIRMGDTTTLAHKTTFQRNLAHHEGMWRAARLLVTETFGTLGEQVAAGVELSPAMRAESRIAATYATDACREVVHWAHLAAGTSAIREGSRLERAFRDIYTGTQHTFIGEKTYTDSAQVMLGLVEDSPGL, encoded by the coding sequence ATGAGCCAGAGTACACATCTCGATGGGCCCGCCATGGCCCGATCCATCCGCGACGTGGTGAGCAGCCATGCGGGCGCCAGCGAGCAGGCACGCACACTGGTGCCTGAAATCGTGGATGCGCTGTGGGGCAGCGGGCTGATGCAGTTCATGAATCCGCGCGCGGCCGGTGGCCACGAACCCGCGTTTCGCGAACTGATCGATACCTGGCAGGAACTCGCCTGGCAGGATGGTTCGGTCGGGTGGATCAGCATCGCCAATTTTCCCGCTACCGCGCTCACCGCCGCCTATCTGCCCGAGGCCGGTTTCCGGGAAGTCTTCGGCGCAAACGACAATAATCGCAGCGTGCTCGGCGGGCAGTTCGCGCCCAATGGCCTCGGTCAGCGCGTGGACGGCGGCTACCGGCTGAGTGGAAACTGGAATTTCGGCAGCGGTACCGGGCACACGAATTTCGTGATCGGCGGCTTCATCCCGATGCACGACGGCGAGATGCAGATGGCCAGCCACGGCCTGCCGCAGATGCTGATCGCGGTCTTCCCGCGCGAGCAGATCAACTTCACCGATGGCTGGTTCGTGCAGGGGCTGAAAGGTACCGGCAGCTACGACTACAACGTACAGGACGTATTCGTCCCCGACCAGCGCATCTTCCCGCTGTTCACGCGCACCCCGCTGCGCGGTGGTTCGCCGTATCGATTCGGAGTGATGCCGGTGACCGCGGCCGGGCATGCCGCCTGGGCGCTCGGTGTGGCGCGCAGCGCGCTCGACGATATCCGTACCCTGGCGCTGGAGAAAATACGCATGGGTGACACGACCACGCTGGCGCACAAGACCACATTCCAGCGCAATCTCGCACATCACGAAGGCATGTGGCGGGCCGCACGCCTGCTGGTGACGGAGACCTTCGGCACGCTCGGCGAGCAGGTGGCGGCTGGCGTGGAACTCAGCCCCGCGATGCGTGCCGAATCACGCATTGCCGCAACCTATGCCACCGACGCCTGCCGCGAAGTGGTGCACTGGGCGCATCTCGCGGCAGGCACCAGCGCGATCCGCGAAGGCAGCCGCCTGGAGCGCGCATTCCGCGATATCTATACCGGCACGCAGCATACCTTTATCGGCGAGAAGACCTACACCGACTCCGCCCAGGTGATGCTGGGGCTGGTGGAGGATAGTCCCGGGCTATAG
- a CDS encoding 4a-hydroxytetrahydrobiopterin dehydratase translates to MRPAKLSPNEIEQRLASLPGWRLQDARLHRTFRFADFSAAFAFMTRAALRSEQLDHHPEWSNVYNRVDVALTTHDAGGVTVLDFVLAEAMERFAAPQ, encoded by the coding sequence ATGAGACCCGCCAAGCTGTCGCCAAACGAAATCGAGCAGCGACTTGCCAGCCTGCCGGGCTGGCGACTGCAGGATGCCAGGCTGCACCGGACATTCCGCTTTGCGGATTTCTCCGCTGCGTTTGCGTTCATGACCCGTGCGGCGCTGCGCTCCGAGCAACTCGATCACCACCCGGAATGGTCAAACGTGTACAACCGCGTCGACGTGGCACTGACCACCCATGATGCGGGAGGTGTCACGGTTCTCGATTTCGTCCTGGCCGAGGCCATGGAGCGCTTCGCCGCGCCTCAGTAG
- the imuA gene encoding translesion DNA synthesis-associated protein ImuA, whose product MNPRLQALLTRPDVWQASQRAANEARNVLPTGHTLLDSALHQGGWPHAALTELLTDGCGIGEMQLLAPALAHCSRDPRRLFFLSPPYLPYAPSLHALGLRLERLQLVSAQPGSDTLWCAEQILRSGACSCLLAWLPGSRQADYPALRRLQLAARASSGPAFLFRPTHTARALSPAALRLVLRGTANRLAVEIVKQRGGRAGQCISIARSGTLLQARIDPSMLPTVMPGAAGVDCAATAPGTHFRKEYPGTRPWAAMH is encoded by the coding sequence ATGAACCCTCGGTTGCAAGCCCTGCTCACCCGCCCCGATGTGTGGCAAGCCTCGCAGCGCGCGGCGAACGAAGCCCGCAACGTACTGCCCACCGGGCACACGCTGCTCGATAGCGCGCTGCACCAGGGGGGCTGGCCGCACGCGGCGCTCACCGAATTGCTCACGGATGGCTGTGGCATCGGCGAGATGCAGCTGCTCGCACCCGCACTGGCGCACTGCAGCCGGGACCCGCGACGGCTGTTTTTCCTGAGCCCGCCCTATCTCCCATATGCCCCCTCGCTGCATGCGCTTGGCCTGCGGCTCGAGCGTCTGCAACTCGTATCGGCACAACCGGGTAGCGACACCTTGTGGTGCGCGGAACAGATCCTTCGCTCTGGCGCCTGCAGTTGCCTGCTGGCCTGGCTGCCCGGATCACGCCAGGCCGATTATCCTGCGCTGCGCCGTTTGCAACTCGCCGCGCGCGCCAGCAGCGGCCCGGCTTTTCTGTTCCGGCCCACACACACTGCCCGCGCGCTGTCACCGGCCGCGTTGCGCCTGGTTTTGCGTGGCACCGCAAACCGGCTGGCGGTGGAAATCGTGAAGCAACGCGGTGGTCGGGCCGGACAATGCATAAGCATCGCGCGCAGCGGCACGCTGCTGCAAGCCCGCATCGATCCATCCATGCTGCCGACGGTCATGCCCGGTGCAGCAGGCGTGGATTGCGCTGCAACCGCACCCGGCACACACTTTCGCAAAGAGTACCCCGGCACCCGGCCATGGGCCGCGATGCACTGA
- a CDS encoding class I SAM-dependent methyltransferase — protein MNSSTRELALPATARRLSWQARFAREQIFRRIRKLPRGRLVIEDADGVYRFGSGDERSDLVAQVFVVNEAFYHELASGGSIGAAESWVHGHWRTNDLLKVMQLMAANIELLNTLDDSSSVLQRLALRMLHALNRNNVPGSRRNIEAHYDLGNELFAQFLDPGMMYSAAIFPRADASLEEASRCKLERICRKLELKSTDHLLEIGTGWGGMAEYAARHFGCRVTTTTISRQQHDYATRRIRDAGLEERVTVLLSDYRELEGQYDKLVSIEMVEAVGHRFLARYFASCARLLKADGLMLLQSILMPDQRYQRAQRNVDFIQRFIFPGGFLPSSSALIGHAGEHTDMQLLDTLDITAHYADTLAEWRRRFHRNGDAIRALGYGDDFMRLWDYYFSYCEGGFRERAVGTAQFLFAKPLYRAPAAR, from the coding sequence ATGAATTCGAGTACCCGGGAACTGGCACTGCCGGCAACGGCTCGGCGCCTCTCATGGCAGGCACGCTTTGCGCGCGAACAGATTTTCCGCCGGATCAGGAAGTTGCCGCGCGGACGCCTGGTAATCGAGGACGCCGATGGCGTCTATCGATTCGGTAGCGGTGACGAGCGCAGCGATCTGGTGGCGCAGGTGTTCGTCGTCAACGAGGCTTTCTACCATGAACTGGCCAGCGGCGGCAGTATTGGCGCGGCCGAATCCTGGGTGCACGGGCATTGGCGTACCAACGATCTGCTGAAAGTCATGCAACTGATGGCCGCCAACATCGAGCTGCTCAACACCCTCGATGACAGCAGCTCGGTGTTACAGCGACTCGCGCTGAGAATGCTGCATGCACTGAATCGCAACAATGTGCCCGGTTCACGCCGCAATATCGAAGCCCATTACGATCTCGGCAACGAGCTGTTCGCCCAGTTCCTCGATCCCGGCATGATGTATTCCGCAGCCATTTTCCCCCGTGCCGATGCCTCGCTCGAGGAGGCTTCGCGCTGCAAGCTCGAGCGCATCTGTCGCAAGCTCGAGCTGAAAAGCACGGACCATCTGCTGGAAATAGGCACCGGCTGGGGCGGCATGGCCGAATACGCCGCACGCCATTTCGGCTGCCGCGTGACGACGACCACGATCTCGCGCCAGCAACATGATTACGCCACCCGGCGCATTCGCGATGCCGGCCTGGAGGAGCGCGTAACGGTACTGCTGAGCGATTACCGCGAACTCGAAGGCCAGTACGACAAACTGGTGTCGATCGAGATGGTGGAGGCCGTCGGGCATCGCTTCCTGGCACGCTACTTTGCCAGCTGCGCACGGCTGCTGAAAGCCGACGGACTGATGCTGCTGCAATCGATCCTGATGCCCGACCAACGCTACCAGCGCGCGCAACGCAATGTGGACTTCATCCAGCGATTCATCTTTCCTGGCGGTTTCCTGCCATCGAGCAGCGCGCTCATCGGGCATGCGGGCGAGCATACCGACATGCAGCTCCTGGACACGCTGGATATCACCGCCCACTACGCCGACACCCTGGCCGAATGGCGCCGGCGCTTCCATCGCAACGGAGATGCGATCCGAGCGCTCGGTTACGGCGACGATTTCATGCGTCTCTGGGATTATTACTTCAGCTACTGCGAAGGTGGATTCCGCGAACGGGCGGTCGGCACCGCGCAGTTCCTGTTCGCCAAACCGCTGTACCGTGCACCCGCTGCCCGATGA
- a CDS encoding glycerol kinase → MSGTEQYLSGSALARRLNIPVRELFTLLAEHGWIVRNGEQWRLTRKGEFEGGRYQESERFGPYIAWPEQVLEHRLFSTNPGSTLLTAAALGARVRLSARQTNLLLLELGWIRKGVKGWELTARGKALGGVQEEYPDTGVPYVRWPATLPGNPVLNENLQMIHAYEHIGEVSEGDLFADPDREIRIEGGNGLRALDGHVLHSKAQLVICHWLYMSEIAHAHRRRLPVEGEYRCDFYLPSLHLYIEYWGDEAAPGQLAAKLEKKSVYERHGLRLLELVADDLQRLDDVLPRKLLKYGLAVY, encoded by the coding sequence GTGTCCGGCACTGAGCAATACCTCTCGGGTTCCGCGCTTGCGCGGCGCCTCAACATACCGGTACGGGAACTATTCACCCTGCTGGCGGAGCACGGCTGGATCGTGCGCAATGGCGAGCAGTGGCGGCTCACCCGCAAGGGTGAATTCGAGGGGGGCCGCTACCAGGAGAGCGAACGCTTCGGACCCTACATCGCCTGGCCCGAGCAGGTGCTCGAACACCGTCTGTTCAGTACCAATCCGGGCAGCACCCTGCTGACCGCCGCCGCGCTTGGCGCGCGGGTCCGGCTGTCTGCCCGCCAGACCAACCTGTTGCTGCTCGAGCTGGGCTGGATACGCAAGGGCGTGAAGGGATGGGAGCTCACGGCACGGGGCAAGGCGCTCGGTGGCGTGCAGGAAGAATATCCGGACACCGGTGTTCCGTACGTGCGCTGGCCCGCGACGCTGCCGGGCAACCCGGTGCTCAACGAAAACCTGCAGATGATCCACGCCTATGAGCATATAGGGGAGGTCAGCGAAGGGGATCTGTTCGCCGACCCCGATCGCGAGATTCGCATCGAAGGCGGCAATGGACTGCGCGCACTCGATGGGCACGTGCTGCACAGCAAGGCGCAATTGGTGATCTGCCATTGGCTGTACATGTCCGAGATCGCGCATGCGCACCGCCGCCGCCTTCCGGTGGAAGGCGAATATCGCTGTGACTTCTACCTGCCGTCGCTGCATCTGTACATCGAGTACTGGGGTGACGAGGCGGCACCGGGGCAACTGGCCGCAAAGCTCGAAAAGAAGTCGGTCTACGAACGTCACGGATTACGCCTGCTGGAGCTCGTTGCCGATGACCTGCAGCGGCTCGACGACGTGCTGCCGCGCAAGCTGCTGAAATACGGACTGGCGGTCTACTGA
- a CDS encoding DUF1365 domain-containing protein has product MIRSAIYSGELRHRRFRPVAHAFRYRLFMLLLDVERIPELFRGSWLWSATRPAPGWFRRGDFLGDPNRPLADCVRDLVEIETGARPRGPVMLLANLRYFGVLMNPISCYYCYGSDGRTLEAVVAEVTSTPWNERHAYVLPASGAGPLLRAQFAKKLHVSPFNPMGMHYDWRSRRPGERLTIHLENHLEHEKVFDATLSLRREPLTHRALARLLLLRFPLMSLRIAAAIYFEAMRLLLKRIPFYPHPQTASVSKEPTE; this is encoded by the coding sequence GTGATCCGCAGCGCCATCTACAGCGGCGAACTGCGTCATCGGCGCTTCCGCCCGGTCGCGCACGCATTCCGCTATCGCTTGTTCATGCTGCTGCTCGATGTGGAGCGAATCCCGGAACTGTTCAGGGGCAGCTGGCTGTGGTCCGCAACGCGACCGGCTCCCGGCTGGTTCAGGCGCGGGGACTTTCTCGGCGACCCGAACCGTCCACTGGCGGATTGCGTGCGCGATCTGGTCGAAATCGAAACCGGGGCGCGCCCGCGGGGACCAGTCATGCTGCTGGCCAACCTGCGCTATTTCGGCGTACTGATGAACCCGATCTCCTGCTACTACTGTTATGGCAGCGATGGCAGAACGCTCGAGGCAGTGGTCGCGGAAGTCACCAGTACGCCATGGAACGAGCGCCACGCCTATGTATTGCCCGCTTCCGGGGCCGGTCCGCTGTTACGCGCGCAGTTCGCCAAGAAGCTGCACGTCTCGCCGTTCAATCCGATGGGTATGCACTACGACTGGCGCAGTCGCCGGCCCGGCGAGCGCCTGACGATCCATCTCGAGAATCATCTGGAGCACGAAAAGGTGTTCGACGCGACTCTCAGCCTGCGGCGCGAGCCTCTCACGCACAGGGCACTCGCACGCCTGTTGCTGCTCCGTTTCCCGCTGATGAGCCTGCGCATTGCCGCCGCGATCTACTTCGAAGCCATGCGCCTGCTGCTGAAGAGGATCCCGTTTTACCCGCACCCGCAAACCGCATCCGTGAGCAAGGAGCCGACAGAATGA